The genome window AGGTTACCCACTTGAAGAGCCAACACCGGTTCGCTTGCGCTATGTTCCAAATTCCCCCTTCAGCTTCCTTCAGACACCACCGTTAGCCTGTGATGCCCTTGCTTACGGGTTATCTTCCCGCTGGTTAGGCGATAGGGTTTCTTTCAACCCATCGGCTTGGTAAACATGCCGGACGAACACACAAAGACCGCCTTATGCAGGCGGTCTTGTTCATTATGTAGAAACAGGCAGGGCGATCCGTAGTGACCAACAACTAACAGAGTTTACAGATGCTAATCTGGGGAAGATAGAACCTCATGATAAATAGAGGCCGGATTTGGGATGTTGAACTAGACCATATAAAGGGGGCGAAAATGCGAAAACTCCGCCCCTGTGTTGTTGTTAGTAGCGACTTTGTGGGTACATTACCCCTCAGGATTATTACCCCAATTACAGAATGGTAAGATTCTTTTCGCAACGCCATATGGGCCCGAACGCTTTCAAAGGAGAAGGTGGTGACGTCAAAGAAGACCACATCCACTTTCATGTTGAAGAGATTACGGTTCTTAGCAAACAGATCCTGTTCTAGCGTTTCTTTGTATTCGGCCAGGATGTCCAAGGAACGGTAGAGGTGGTTGAGTTCTATCTCCGGAAGGTAGCGTTGCTGCCGCTGGTAGAAACCGAGATTGCTTCTTAGTTGCAGTAGGTGTTGTATGGCCACAAGGAAGCTGGCAGTATTCAAATCGAAGCTGAACCATTGGCAGGGGACAAGCCCCATAAGGTAATAGCAGAATCAAGAGAAATTCTATCTGACGAACGCTTCATACTGCAAAAAGGCATTAGGTCTCTGGTAGATAAAGATGCCAGGGTGGGGGCTTCGGGTTTTTCGTGGGCACCTGCCACCGACGCCCCCATTGGTAGTGCTGGTGGTCGCCATGGTCTCCAACAAAAATAAATCGGAGTAGTCTCGTTAGATTCTTATCGCCCTGCGAAACAAAACCTGAGCATAATTCTCAATGTCATCAGGTGTTAGCATCTCATACCTTTCTTTTACTGCAACAAAATACGTACCAATAAGGTCTTTGCTGATTATGCGATTAGAAGGTGTGTTGGATGGCAAATCGCCACGCGTTTTCATCCAAGGCATTTCAGAGTGTGTAAACTGTTCCAAGATTTTCCCGCTATAACAGGCAAAGTTCTGAATAATGCTATCGATAACGGCTTTCTCCGTATCCGTAAATACAGAGATATCGAACTCCTCATTGCCTTCTATCGGATTAAAACAGTAACTGCGATAATGATTATATATTTCCCGGTAGACCGGTCCGTGTACCCAGGCTTCGCAATCCTCGGCAAATAAGAAATCACCCGTGAAAGCATAATAGAAGCCCTGAATGTAGTAGAGAAGTCCCTGTAATGCCAATGGCGTAATATCTTCACACTGGAACAACAAATAATCAACAGCCTCATTCATTTTAGAAACGCCGCTTTTTCGCCGACCTAGTAATGCCTCGGTGGCCCGTCTGCTCCTTCTATAAGCTGCCTGAGATTTAAGGTTCCCTTTGTTTTGTTCCAGTAACGACAAATAATAAGCCGGATCCTGATAAATTCTCTGTAATACATCAGCATACTGCTTTGTAGGTATATCACCATCATAGTAGCGGCTGAACGTCATTTCGCCCCAACCCAGAAGCAAAGAAAGTGGGCGTTTGCCGATATCGTATTTCTCCGGGATTTGTCTAACTTTCTCTAACGAAATGATATCATTCTTTTGGCGGTACACATCATACAGGGCCTTAAGATTCCCATCCTCTATTTCGGCCACATATACTTCTGCGCCACATTCGCCACATAACGCTATGCCTCCAATGAACTCATACTCTTCGCCTTTTAATGTGCCTTTAATGGCACCACTTTCTACAGAATAGGGGACATCTTTCCTGCATTCTTCACAGAATGTAATTTTTTTCCCCACAAATCTCCCTCCTTTTTAATCTTGATATACCTCCTTCAGACTCCATATTCTTAGCATTTTGCATTAGTTTAATAAGCAAGAGCGAAGTTACTCTCACTCCTTGGACTAACATTCCTGAATATAGGCGGCCTAGAATAAACCCTAGCGTGTAAGCTATTTCAGCCCTTAGGAATCATACTCTCTTGGCCCTCCTATTTCTCACGAAGCAGGCTAGTACCCCAGACTCCTCCTTTTGTTCCGAGCATTATCTAAATAGGTAACATATCGGCTTATTACGTTTATGGAATGATATAACAACCACGCGCTTTTCCTCACTGTAATCGATAATGTTGAATTTGGTATAAACATCTACTGTTTCTTCGTTGTCATCCAGATTAGACAGCACGACCTGTGGACAAAAGAC of Bacillota bacterium contains these proteins:
- a CDS encoding DUF4065 domain-containing protein codes for the protein MGKKITFCEECRKDVPYSVESGAIKGTLKGEEYEFIGGIALCGECGAEVYVAEIEDGNLKALYDVYRQKNDIISLEKVRQIPEKYDIGKRPLSLLLGWGEMTFSRYYDGDIPTKQYADVLQRIYQDPAYYLSLLEQNKGNLKSQAAYRRSRRATEALLGRRKSGVSKMNEAVDYLLFQCEDITPLALQGLLYYIQGFYYAFTGDFLFAEDCEAWVHGPVYREIYNHYRSYCFNPIEGNEEFDISVFTDTEKAVIDSIIQNFACYSGKILEQFTHSEMPWMKTRGDLPSNTPSNRIISKDLIGTYFVAVKERYEMLTPDDIENYAQVLFRRAIRI
- a CDS encoding type II toxin-antitoxin system PemK/MazF family toxin; this translates as MINRGRIWDVELDHIKGAKMRKLRPCVVVSSDFVGTLPLRIITPITEW